DNA from Kineococcus mangrovi:
ACGTCACGCACGCCCTCGTCGCGGCGGGGGCACCGGTGCCCCACCACCTCGTCGTGTCCGGTCGCCGGCCCCCGCAGGACGACCTCGGCGGCCGGTTGCACCTGGGCGACGACGAGGACCTGGTGGCCGAGGTGGTGCGCCTGGGAGGGACCTCGCCGGAAGTCCTGGCCGACGAGGGCTTCCGCCGTCTGGTCCTGGGGTACGTCCGCGCCGACTACCGCCTCGTCGAGACGTACGTGCCGCGCCGGCGCGTCCCGCTCACCTGCCCGGTGACGGCCTACGTCGGCGACGCCGACCCCGAGGTGACGCCGCAGCAGGCGGCCCGCTGGGCCGACGTCACCGCGGCCGGGTGCGACGTCCGCACGTTCCCCGGCGACCACTTCTACCTCGTGCCGCAGCGCCGGGCGGTGGTCGCGGACCTGCTGCGCCGCACCGCGCCCGACCTGGTCCGGCCGGAGTGGCCGGAAACCCCCTGAACGTCGCAGCAGCTCCCGAGCAGACCCGGAGGTCCCACCTCGTGATCGACTACTACAGCCCCGCCGCCGAGTTCTTCGACCTCGTCGGGCCGAGGCACATGAGCACCAGCGGGCCGGCGGTGCGCGCAGCCCTCGCCGGGCTGGACACCTCCCGCGGTCCCGTCCTGGACGTCGGGGCCGGGACCGGCCTGGTCACCGCGCTGATGGCGGGGTTCCTGCCGGACGCCGAGTTCGTGTGCGCCGAACCCTCCCCGACGATGCGGGCCATCCTCACCAGCCGGGTCGCGACGGACCCGGAACTGCGCCGACGGGTCACGGTCGTCCCGGAGTCGGCCCAGGAGCTCGCGGCCGGGCAGGCGCTGCCCACCGCCCTGTCGGCCGCCGTCGTGTTCGGCGTGGCCGGGCACCTCACGCAGGACGAACGCCGGCAGTTGTGGAAGAGGCTCGCTGAGGCGCTGCCGTCGGGGGCCCCGATCGTCGTGGAACTCATGGGGGTGGACCGGCCGCGGTCCATCCCACCGGTGCGGATGGTGCGCGAGCTCGTGGGCGCTCAGACCTACGAGTGGTGGATGAGCGGAGAACCCTCCGGCCCCCGGACGATCCACTGGTCCACGCGGTGGAAGGTCTTCCGTGACGGCGACCTCGTCCGCGAGGTCGAGGACTCCTACGAGTGGGAGACCTTCGGCGTGGCCGACCTCGTCGCCGAGTCCGGGCTGCAGCACCGGCCGCTGGCCGTCTCGGGACGCGGTGCGACCCCCGAGATCGGCGTCCTGCTCGCCCCCTGACCACCTCAGACCTGGAGGCCACCGTGTCCACCACCGAAACCCCCGCGCACCCCCTCGAGGCGTCCGGTGCGTTCCCCGCAGCCCGGCGTTGTCCGTTCGCCCCGCCGCCGGAGTACGCGCGGTGGCGCGCGGAACCCCGGCTGCCGCAGGTCGTGCTGCCCAGCGGGAAGCGGGCCTGGGTCATCACCCGGTACGCCGACGCCCGGGCCGTGCTGGCCGACCCGCGGATCTCCTCCGACGCGCGGAACCCCGGGTTCCCGGGGCTGGGCGCGGGGGAGCAGGCCGTCGCGGCCGAACTGCGGCCGTTCATCCGGATGGACCCCCCGGAGCACACCGACGTCCGGCGGATGCTGCTCGGCGAGTTCACCGTCCGGCGCAGCGAGGCCCGCGAACCCGGGATCCGTGCCGTCGTCGACGAGGAACTGCGCCGGTTCAGCACCGGACCGCGACCGGCCGACCTGGTGGACGGGTTCGCCGCGCCGGTCGCCACCCGGCTCATCCTGCGGTTGCTCGGCGTCCCCGGCGACGACACCGCGTTCTTCCGCGGGGTCACCGCGGTGTCCGGCGGCCGGAACTCCAGCGCCGAGGAGGTCGGTGCGGCGCTGCGGGAGATGTTCGGCCTGCTCGACGCCCTCGTGGAGCGCAGGACCGCCGACCCCGGTGACGACCTCATCAGTCGCCTGGTCACCGGGCCGTTCGCCCGCGGTGAGATCAGCCGGCCGTCGCTGCTCAGCCAGATCGGCATCACCCTCAACGCCGGTCACGAGACGACCCGCAACATGATCGCGCTGTCGGTCCTCACCCTGCTGGAGCACCCCGACCAGCTCGCCCTGCTGCGCGCCGAACCCGAGCGGTGGCCGGACGCCGTCGAGGAACTCCTGCGCCACCTGTCCGTGGCCGACACCGTCCCCCTGCGGGTCGCCACCGCCGACCTGGAGGTGGGTGGGCGGACCGTCCGCGCCGGTGACGGGGTCGTCGTCCCGCTGGCCGCGGCGAACCACGACCCGGCCTCCTTCGACCGCGACGACGTGACGGCCGGGCAGTTCGACCTGCGCCGCAGCCCGAACCGGCACCTCGCCTTCGGGTTCGGGCCGCACCAGTGCCTGGGGCAGCACCTGGCCCGGGTGGAACTGCGGACCGCGCTGCGCCGGCTCGTCGAGGAACTGCCGGACCTGCGGCTGGCGCGGCCCGCGGCGGACCTGCCGCTGGCGTTGAACTCCTCCATCTTCGGCGTCGACGAGCTCCCGGTGACCTGGTGAGCGCCCCCCTCGCCGCCGACCGCTCGGTGTGCACGGGTGCGGGGCAGTGCGTCCGTGCCGCCGCCGACGTCTTCGACCAGGGGGACGACGGGCTCGTCGTCGTCCGTCGCCAGCCCGCGCCGGCCGAGCACCTCGACGTCCTGGCGGCCGTCGACGCCTGCCCGTCCCGAGCCCTGAGCTGGTCGGCGTGAGCGGCGCGGGGGCCGGTGCGGGAGTCGTGGTGGTGACGGGGGCCGCCGGGGGGATCGGTTCGGCCGTCGTGGCCGAGTTCACGGGGACCGGGTCCAGCGTCCTGGCCGTCGACCGGGACGCCGACGGCCTGGCGCGCCTGCCGGCGGAGGTGACGCCCCTGGCGCTCGACCTGACCGGAGCGGTTGCGGCGCAGCAGGTCGCGGACGTGGCGGGGGAACTGGGCGGGGTGGACGCCCTCGTCCACTGCGCCGGTGTCCTGCGCCCGGCGCCGGTGGCCGAGGCCACCGACGCCGACTGGGACGCCACGTTCGCCGTGAACACGACGGCGCTGTTCCGGTTGTGCCGGGCGATCGTCCCGGCGATGGCCGCCCGCGGCCACGGGTCGGTGGTGGCCGTGGCCTCCGACGCCGCCCGGACCGCCCGGCAGGGGATGGCCGCCTACTGCGCGTCGAAGGCCGCGGTCGTGGCCCTCGTGCGCAGCCTCGGCCTCGAGGTCGCCGCCTCGGGGGTCCGGTGCAACACCGTCAGCCCGGGCGCCACCGACACCGCGATGCAGCGCTCGCTGCCGGGCGGGGGTGACCCGGCCGTCCTGGACCGGGTGGTGACGGGTGACCCCGGGCGGTTCCGCTCGGGGATCCCGCTGGGCCGCCGGGCGGACCCGCGCGACGTCGCCGCCGTCGTCGCGTTCCTGGTCTCGGGCCGGGCGCGGCACGTCACGCTGCAGGACGTCGTCGTCGACGGAGGAGCTGGTCTCGGTGCGTGAACCCCGCACACCCCCGCCGCGGACGGTGACCTTCGCCGGTCCGCGGGCCCGGTGGTCGGTCACCGCGACCCCCGTCGACCCCGGCGCGCCTGCCCGCGTCCAGGCCGGTGCCGCGCGGAACGCGCTGCGGGACGGGGACCGGACGGTCCTGGCCGGGTTGTTGCCGTTCGACGTCGACGTGGCCGGGACGTTCCTCACCGGGCACCGCGAACGGGTTCCCGAACCCCGCGCCGACCTCCCCGCCGGCCGGCTCGTCGAGGACCCCGGCGCGCGGGATCGGTACACCTCCGCCGTCGCGGACGTCCTGCGCCGCATCGACTCCGGTGAGGTCGACAAGGTCGTGCTGAGCCGGTCGGTGCGGTTCGAGACCACGACCCCCGTCGATCCGCAGGCGTTGCTGGACCGCCTCGCCGCGGTGAACCCCGCGGCCCAGGGCTTCTGCGCCGACCTGCCCGTGGGGACCCTGGTGGGGGCCAGCCCGGAACTGCTGTGCCGTCGTTCGGGTCGGGAGGTGCTCTCGCACCCGCTCGCCGGGTCGGTCCCCCGGCAGGCCGACCCGGTGCTCGACGAGGAGGCCGGGGCCCGGCTGGCGGTCTCGGCCAAGGACCTGCGCGAGCACGCCGTCGTCGTGGCCGACATCGTCGAACGGCTCGGGCCGCTGGCCGTGGTCGCGCCCGTCGGACCGCCGCGGCTGGTGCGCACACCGGCGATGTGGCACCTGGGCACCGAGGTCCGCGCCCACCTGCGGGACGAGGCGACCGACAGCCTGGACCTCGCCCTCGCGCTGCACCCCACCCCGGCGGTGTGCGGGACCCCGCGTCGCGCCGCGGCGGAGGTCATCCGCCGGCTGGAGGAGGGTGAGCGCGGCGGGTACGCGGGCGCGGTGGGTTTCCAGGACCGCGCCGGCGACGGGGCCTGGTGGGTCGCCATCCGGTGCGCCCTGGTCGACGGGAGGACCGTCCGGGCCCACGCCGGTGGTGGGATCGTCGCCGGTTCCGATCCTGCGGCGGAGCACGCGGAGACCACGGCGAAGCTGCGGACCGTCCTGGCCGCCCTCGCGCGCGAACGGACCACGGAGGTGCTCGCGTGAGCGGACTGCCCCGGGTCGCGCAGTACCCGCTGCCCACGATCGAGGACCTCCCCGCCCCCCGGGTGCCGTGGCGGGTGGACGCCGAACGGGCCGTGCTGCTGGTCCACGACCTGCAGGAGCACTTCCTGCGTCCCTTCGACCGGGTCGGGACCCCCTGCGCGCCCATGCTGCGGGCCGTCGCGGACCTCGTGGCGGCGGCCCGCTCCCGGGAGGTCCCCGTCGTCTACTCCGCGCAGCCGGCCGTGCAGAGCGCCACCGACCGCGCGCTGCTGCAGGACTTCTGGGGCCCCGGCCTCGGGGCGGCCCCGGCGGCCGCGGCCCGGATCGTGGACGAGGTGGCCCCCGCCGCGGGTGACGTCGTCCTCACCAAGCACCGGTACAGCGCCCTGGTCCGCACCGAGCTGCTGGACCTCGTGCGGGCCGCGGGACGGGACCAGCTCGTCGTCACCGGCGTCTACACCTCGATCGGCTGCTGGGCCACGGCGCTGCACGCGTTCATGGAGGACGTGCAGCCGTTCGTCGTCGCCGACGCCACGGCCGACTTCGACGCCGCCGACCACGTCGCCGCCCTCGACCACGTCGCCCGGCGCTGCGGCCGGGTGGTGACGGCGGGGGACGTGCTGGCGGCGTTCGCCGCGGGGGGCCGTGGCCGGGCCGCCCGGGCCGGCGGGGAGGAGCGGTGACCAGCACCTACGGTCCAGCGACCCCGTTCGTCCACCTCTTCCTGCGCGCGGCGTGGCAGCGCACCGGACCCGGGCTGGTGCAGGTGCTGGCGGACTCGCCCCCGGGACGCGTCCTGGACCTGGGCAGCGGGACGGGCGCCGCCCTGCCGTGGATCGCGGCCGCCGCTCCCGGCCGGGACCTTCTCGCGGTCGAACCGGAAGAGGGGCTACGGGCCGTGCTCCTGGCCCTCGTCGCCGGCGACGACGGGCTGCGGCCCCGGGTCACGGTCCTGGACGGGACCTTCCCGCGAGACCCGCTGCCGACCGACCTGGCCGCGGTCGTCGTCGGCAACGCCCTCGGGCACTTCGACCCCGCCCAGCGCGATGAGTTCTGGCGCCAGTGCGCGCAGGTGCTGCCCGCCGGTGGCCGAGTCCTGGTCGACGTCGCAGCCCACGAGGACCCGTCCCCCTCGCCCGAAGCGCCCGGTGCGGTGCCGGTGCAGGTCGGGCGACGGCGCTACGAGGCGTGGGCGACGTGCGACGTCACGGGCCTGCAGACGGTCCGCTGGCGGATGAGGTACCAGGTCCTGGAGCCGACCACCGGAGCCGACGGCGGGGACCGGGTGATCGAGGAGCGGGTCGCGTCCTACGACTGGTGGGTCGTCGGTCCCCGGCGGGTGCGGACGGAGGCCGCCGCGCACGGTCTCGTCCCGGCCGCGCCGGCGGCGCCGGAGGGCTGCCTGCTGCTGGAGAAGGGCCGGCGGGCCCGGCGGTGAGCGGCGCGCCCGGGGTGGCGGGTCCGGGAGAGGCCGGGGAGAGGTCCGGCTGGTGGGTGGACCTGGCCCAACGCTTCGACGACCTGCAGCCGTCCTCCGGGCCCGAGCCCTCGTACTGCGTCCCTCGCGTGCAGGAGGCCCTGGACCGGGCCCGCCGACGGGCCGTCGGCCCACCCCGGCGCAGGGGTGGGTCCTCACGCGCGGGCTCAGGCGGTCCGGACGGCGCGGAACACCACGTCCTCGACGTGGTGGGAGCTGACCGCTCCGGCAGGTCGCGGGCGGGTCTCGTGCACCTCCACGCGCCACCGCCCGGACGCCGCCGCGGCCGCGGCGATCTCGTCGATCCCCACGTACGCCTGCGCGTCCCACAGGACCGTCCGCTCGGCGGGGTCGACCGGTTCGCCGGCCCGGTGCGGTGCGTGCCCGACGACGAGCAGGGTCCCCCCGACGGCGACCGCGTCGAGCAGGTTCCGCAGTGCACGCTGCTCCGGCGTCCGGAGGAACGAGCCGTACTGCAGGCTCACCAGGTCGTACGTCCGACCGTCGTAGCCGGCCGCGTCGTCGGCGTCGCGGTGCAGCGTCTCCACGCGGGTCCCGCGGCGGGCGGCCTCGTCCCGGAGGCGGGCCAGGGCCCGGTCGGAGACGTCGGAGGCGGTGACCTCCCAGCCGTTCTCGCTGAGCCACAACGCGTCCGCGCCCTCGCCGGCGCCGACGTCCAGCGCCCGGCCGGGGGCCGTCCCGGTGACCTCGGCGACCAGCGTGCCGTTGGGGTTGGCGCTCCAGACGCGGTCGGCGTCGCCGTACCGCTCGTCCCACTCGACCTGCGCGGCCGAGGGGCGGACGCCGGCGGCGACGTCCTCGCCCGCCAGGTCGAACGCGATCTGCGCGCCCACCCAGCTCCCGTTCGCCGCCGCCGGCAGGACCTGCAGGCCGGGGTCGGTGACGTTGCCGGCGGCGAAGACGCCGGCCACGCCGGTGCGGCCCGTCGGGTCGGCGACGAGCACGTCGCCCAGACCGCTGGGGTGCGGGGCGGTGTCCACCCCGAGACCGTCGAGCACCGCCGTGCGGGGGGAGAAGCGGGTCCCGACCAGCACGGCGTCGGCCGGCAACGACGTCCCGACGGCCAGCTCCACGACGAGGGCGCCGTCCGGGCCGTCGCCGACACGGGTCACGGCGGACTCGAGCACCGGGACCCCCGAGGCGGCCACCGCACCGACCGCGGCGCGGTCCAGACCCGCACCGTCGTGCAGGACGACGGTGAGGCGGTCGGTCAGGTGCCGCACCAGGGACGTGGGGTGCAACCCCACCGGTGAGGTGACGACCTGGACGACGCGTCGGTCCCGGACCTCGTAGCCGTGGCAGAAGGGGCAGTGGACGACCTGCCGGCCCCAGCGCTGCGCCAGGCCGGGGATGTCGGGCAGTTCGTCGACGATGCCGGTGGCGACCAGGACCCGGCGGGCGCGCAGCCCGCTCCCGCCCGTCAGGTCCAGGTGGAACCTGCCGTCGGCCTCCGCGCGGACCCCCAGCACGCGCCCGGTGAGGATCTCCCCGCCGTAGCTGCGCACCTCCTCCCGGCCCTTCGCCAGCAGTTCTCCCGGCGGCACGCCCTCGTGGCCGAGGAAACCGTGCACGTGCGTGGCCGGGGCGTTCCGGGGGGTGCCGTCGTCCACGACGAGGACCGATCGGCGCTGGCGGACCAGTTGCAGCGCAGCGGCCAGGCCCGCGGCCGAACCGCCGATGACGGCGACGTCGCACGCGCGGGTGAAGGCCGGGGGCGTGGTGGTCCCGCGTTCTGCGGGGTCGTTCGAGGTCATGACCGGAACGCTAGGCGGGTTCTGCGCACGACGGGTCCGGCGTTGCCGGTCCGGCAACGCCGGACCGGTGGTCGGGCCGTGCCGCCGGCGTTTCCCCGAGCGGGCACCGGTCGCACCGCCCGGTCAGCGACACCACCACCTGCGACACCGCGAACCCGTGCTCGGCCGCCACGTCGTGCGCCCACCGCTGGACCTCCGGCGCAGCCACCTCCACGGCCCGCCCGCACGCATCGCACCGGACGTGGTGGTGCCGGGAACTGCTGCAGGGCAGGTAGACCGCCTCGCGCCCAGGGGCGCGGACGACGTCCAGCAGCCCGTCCCGGGCCAGGGCCTGGACGACCCGGTACACCGTCGACTGCCCGATGCCCGACCCCTGCGCCCGCAACCTGCGGTGCACCGCGCGCGCGGACAGGAACGTGGTCGACCCCCGCAGCAGCTCGAGCACCTCGGTCCGCTGCGGGGACCCGTCCGCGGGAGCGCTCAGCACGGTGCGAACCGTCCCTCGTGCACGCGCAGCACCCGGTCGGCGCTGCGCCTCGCGACCTCGAGGTCGTGGGTGACGAGCACGACGGCCAGGCCGAGGTCGGCGCGCAGACCGGCCAGCAGGTCCAGGACGGCGCTCGCCGTCCGCTCGTCCAGCGCCGACGTCACCTCGTCGCACAGCAGGACCCGGGGGCCGGCGGCCAGGGCCCGGGCCAGGTTCACGCGCTGGCGCTGGCCACCGGACAACTGCGGGGACCGGCGGTCCAGGACGTCCGGCGACAACCGCACCCGCTCCAGCAGCCGGGCGACCTCCTGCTCGACGGCTCGCGGGTCCAGGCCCCGCAGCGGCCGCGACAGCGAGGTGCGCACGCTCTCGCGGGGGTTCAGCGCCGAGGCGGAGTCCTGGGCGACGAGGGCGACGGCCCGCCGGTCCGGCCCCCGCCGGCCGGCCGGCCAGGGGAGGGGGCGGCCGGCGAGGTGCAGGGTGCCGCGCGCGTCGGGGTGCAGCCCGGCCAGGGCGCGCAGGAAGGTGCTCTTGCCCGACCCCGAGGGCCCGGTGACCGCCACGCACTCCCCGGCCGCCACCGACAGCTCCGCTCCGTCCAGGACCGGCCCACGCCCGTGCCCCGCCGTCACGACCACCCTCAGGACCTGTTCGGACGACGCCGAGACCCGTTCTGCAGCGACGGGTCGAGGAACCGCCGGCGCGGGGACGACCCGGCCGCGCTCGAGGTGCACCACCCGGTCGGCGGTGCTCGCCAGGAACCGCGCGTCGTGGCTCACGACCAGCGCCGCGCGCCCGTCGCCACCGCGCACCCGGCCGGCGACGAGCCGCCCGACCCGGTCGACCAGCACGGGGTCCAGCCCGCTCGTGGGTTCGTCGAGCACCAGCAGGTCCGGGTCCCCCGCGAGGGCCGAGGCCAGCGCCACCCGTTGGGCCTGCCCGCCGGAGACCTCGTGCGGCCGGCGGCGCAGGAAACCCCGGTCGGTCGGCAGGCCCACGAGGTCGAACAGGGCGTGCACCCGGGTGTGCACCTCCCCGCGGGCCGCACCGGTGCGCAGGCGGACGAGTTCGCCCACCAGGTCACCGACCCGGCGCGCGGGGTTGAGCCCGGCGGCGGGGTCCTGCCCCAGGTACGTCACCCGCCGTCCGCGCAGGGCGTCCCGTCCGCGGGGACGGAACGGGTCGTGCCCGGCGACCACCACCGACCCCCCGGTGCGCTCCAGCCCCGGGCGCACATCGCCCAGCAGGGCCCTGGCCAGCGTCGTCTTGCCGGAACCGGACGTCCCCGCCAACCCCACGACCTCCCCGGGCGCCACCGCGAGGTCGACCGCGTCCAGGAGGTGGGCGCCCGCCGCGGAACGGATCGACAGGGAGCGCACCTGGACCACGTGGTCGCTCACCCCCGACCCACCCGGTCCGCGACGGTGTCGGCCAGGGTCCCCACCAGCAGCGACGACGCGACGAGCAGCGCCGCGGGGACCAGGACCGCGAACGGGTTCAGCTCGATGCCCGGGAGGTCGTCGGACACCATCCGCCCCCAGTTCGGTGCCGGCGCCCCGCGCCCCAGCCCGAGGAACCCCGCGGTCGCGCTCAGGTGCAGCGCGGCGACGAAGCGGATCGCGGTGTCGGTCAGCAGCGGACGGGCCACCGACGGCAGGAGGTCGTACCGGAACACCGCCCGGGCCGAGTCGCCGCGGGCCCGTGCCACCTCGACGAACCCCGTGCGCAGCACCGAGGTCACGGCGGCCCGGACGATGCGGGTCGAGTAGGGCACGCTCACTACCGCGATCCCCACCACCAGGGCCCACGGGCTGCCCGGCCACCCCGTGGCCAGGACGAGCAGCACCAGCAGCGCCGGGACGACCGTCACGACGTCCAGCACCCGGACGAGCAGTTCGCCGGACCGTCGGCCCGCCATCGCCGCCGCGGTCCCCAGCACCGGGGCCAGCAGCCCCGACACCGCCGTCGCCCCGAGGGCCACCAGGACGACGTCGCGCCCCCCGTGCAGCACCCGGGCCCAGACGTCGCGGCCGATGCCGTCGGTGCCCAGCGCCAACCCCTCCCCGGAGGTGTCGCCGGGGGGCAGGTACGGCAGGCCCCGAGGCGCAGTCGGCGACCCCGGGGACCACCACGGCCCGGTCAGCGCCCCGGCGACCAGGACGACGGTGCCCACGACGAGCAGGGCCGTCGCCGTGCGCCTCGCCCGGCTCACCGGGACGACCCCGCGCGCGGGTCCAGCACCCTGGCTACGACGTCTCCCACCAGGAGCACGACCAGACCGGCCGCGCTCAACGCCAGCACCGTCCCCTGGACCAGCGGCACGTCCCGGTTGAGCACGGCCTGCTGCAGTTCCCGCCCGATGCCGGGGTAGTCGAAGAGGGTCTCCACGACGACGGCCCCACCCAGGGACCCCACCGCGGTCACCGCGACCACCTGCACCAGCGGAGCGACGGCGCCCGGCAGGACGTGCCGGAGCCCCAGCCGCCACCCGCGCACACCGGCCAGCCGCGCGGCGTCCACGTACGGGGTCGTGACGACGTCCACGACGCTCGCCCGCACCATCCGCACACCGACCGCCGCCGCCGTCAGGGACAGGCTCAGCACCGGCAGCACCAGGACCCGCGGGTCCGCGACCGGCGAACTGCCCAGCGGTACCAGCGAAACCCGCGGGAACCACCCCGCCCACGTGGCCAGCACCAGCAGCAGGACGGTCGCGGCGAGGAACTCCGGAACCCCCACCACCACCCGGGCGACCGTCGAGACCAGCCGGTCGGTCGCGCTGCCCGGGCGCATCCCCGCGGACAGCCCCGCCGCCACGGCGACGGCCGTGGCCAGGACCAGGGACAGCGCGGCCAGCAGGGCGCTCGCGGGCAGGCGCGCCGCGAGGACCTCGGCGACGGGCCGACCTCCGACGAACGACGTCCCCAGGTCCCCCCGCAGGGTGTCCGTGGCCCAGTCCCGGTACCGGACCGCCACCGGGCGGTCCAGGCCGAGCTCGGTCCGGATCCCCGCGCGCTCGCCGGCCGTGGCCGTCGGGCCGGCCAGCCGGGCGACGACGTCACCCGGCAGCACGTCGGTGGCGGCGAACACGAGCACCGAGAGGGCGAGGAGGACGCCCGCCGCGCCGAGCACCCGGCCCAGGAGGAGGCGGACCCAGCTCACCGCACCGTGGCCGAGGAGAAGTCGGTGAAGTTCGCCACGCCGATGCCGGTGACCGAACTGCTCTGCGCGCTGACGGTCCGGGTGAACACCGGGATCACGGTGTTCCCGTTCTCCCACCGCAGCCGCTGGGCCTGTTCGAGCAGCGACGCGCGTTCCGCGGCGTCGGCCGTCGAACGGGCCTGCGCGAACAGGGCGTCGGCCTGCGGGTCGGCGTACCCGAACGCCGCGGGAGAACCGGCCGACCCCGACGCCGAGGCCAGGAACAGCGGCTGGGGCGGGGAGTAGCTCGTCGTCATCGGCAGCGTGAAGTAGTTCGGGTCGCTGAACAACTGCCCGGGGGCGCGCTCGTCGAGGGTGACGTCGACACCGATCCCGCGCAGGTTCTCGGCGTACAGCGTCGCGGTCTCCAGCATCCCGCTGATCTCCGGTCCGGTCGTGAACGTGACGGACATCCCGTCCGCGCCGGCCTGCGCGAGCAGTTCTCGGGCCTGCTCGGGGTCGTGCTCACGCTGCTCGAGGTCCCCGGCGTACCCCGGGAAACCGATGGCGGGCAGGTCGTTGCCGACGACACCGGCGCCGTAGAGGACGCTGTCGACCATCGCCTGGCGGTCGGCGGCGAGCTTGAACGCCCGGCGCACGCGGACGTCGCCGAACTCCGGGACGGTGGCGGCGTTCAGGGCGAACACGATCGGCGTCACGTACGGGACCTCCGACGTCGTCGTCGTGATGCCGTCCTGGTTCGACAGGGTGCGCGCCGACACGGGGGACAACCCGTCGGCGTACTCGACCTGTCCGCCGGTGAGGGCGTTCGAGCGTGCCGCGGAGTCGGCGATCGTGAGGATCTCCAGGCCGTCGAGCTTCGCGCCGCCGTCGACCGTCCACCCGTCGTGGCGTTCGTAGGCCGCGCCCTGCCCGGCCTCGAAGGAGGTGAGCCGGAAGGGGCCGCAGGTGGGGGTGTCCACGGTGAAGTCGGTCGTGCCGTCCTTGATGACCAACGTGCTCTGGCACAGCACTTCCCGGCCGTCGGCGATGGGGGCGGCGGTCGGCAGGACGAGGGTGTTCTCGTCGGTCACCTGCGCGGCGTCGAGGGTGAACAACCGGGTGGGGGGCAGCAGGAACGGCAGTGCGCCGAGGGTGGTCGCGGCCTGCAGGGAGTACAGGACGTCGGTGGCGGTGACCGGGCTGCCGTCGGTGAACGTCAGGCCGGGGCGGACCCGCAGGGTGTAGCTGGACAGGTCGGGGGCGGCGTCGATCCCCTCCAGCAGCAGGTAGCGCACCCCGTCCTCGGCCTCGGGGTCGAGGACCCCCAGAGCGCCGTGGGCGGCCCGGGCCCGGACGTAGTCGACGGAGGTCGGGCCCTTGAAGTAGTTCAGGGTCTCCGCGGCGCCGCCGCCGACGAACGCGGCCCGCAGCGTCCCGCCGGTGGTGGGGGAGGACGCGTCCGAGCCCGACGGGGAGTTCGCCGGTCCGGTCTCGCCGGAGCACCCCGTGAGCAGCGTCGTTCCGGTCAGGGCCGTGAGGCCGCCGCCGAGGAGCAGGTGCCGGCGGGTGGGGGACGTGCGC
Protein-coding regions in this window:
- a CDS encoding class I SAM-dependent methyltransferase, which encodes MIDYYSPAAEFFDLVGPRHMSTSGPAVRAALAGLDTSRGPVLDVGAGTGLVTALMAGFLPDAEFVCAEPSPTMRAILTSRVATDPELRRRVTVVPESAQELAAGQALPTALSAAVVFGVAGHLTQDERRQLWKRLAEALPSGAPIVVELMGVDRPRSIPPVRMVRELVGAQTYEWWMSGEPSGPRTIHWSTRWKVFRDGDLVREVEDSYEWETFGVADLVAESGLQHRPLAVSGRGATPEIGVLLAP
- a CDS encoding cytochrome P450 is translated as MSTTETPAHPLEASGAFPAARRCPFAPPPEYARWRAEPRLPQVVLPSGKRAWVITRYADARAVLADPRISSDARNPGFPGLGAGEQAVAAELRPFIRMDPPEHTDVRRMLLGEFTVRRSEAREPGIRAVVDEELRRFSTGPRPADLVDGFAAPVATRLILRLLGVPGDDTAFFRGVTAVSGGRNSSAEEVGAALREMFGLLDALVERRTADPGDDLISRLVTGPFARGEISRPSLLSQIGITLNAGHETTRNMIALSVLTLLEHPDQLALLRAEPERWPDAVEELLRHLSVADTVPLRVATADLEVGGRTVRAGDGVVVPLAAANHDPASFDRDDVTAGQFDLRRSPNRHLAFGFGPHQCLGQHLARVELRTALRRLVEELPDLRLARPAADLPLALNSSIFGVDELPVTW
- a CDS encoding thioesterase II family protein, with amino-acid sequence MNNPWVRRWTRESGPPALQLVCFAHAGGGAGSFRGWAPLLPPSVELLAVQYPGREDRSGEEFARTVEDLVGDVTAALLPVLRTPYVVFGHSMGALLAHDVTHALVAAGAPVPHHLVVSGRRPPQDDLGGRLHLGDDEDLVAEVVRLGGTSPEVLADEGFRRLVLGYVRADYRLVETYVPRRRVPLTCPVTAYVGDADPEVTPQQAARWADVTAAGCDVRTFPGDHFYLVPQRRAVVADLLRRTAPDLVRPEWPETP
- a CDS encoding isochorismate synthase, translated to MREPRTPPPRTVTFAGPRARWSVTATPVDPGAPARVQAGAARNALRDGDRTVLAGLLPFDVDVAGTFLTGHRERVPEPRADLPAGRLVEDPGARDRYTSAVADVLRRIDSGEVDKVVLSRSVRFETTTPVDPQALLDRLAAVNPAAQGFCADLPVGTLVGASPELLCRRSGREVLSHPLAGSVPRQADPVLDEEAGARLAVSAKDLREHAVVVADIVERLGPLAVVAPVGPPRLVRTPAMWHLGTEVRAHLRDEATDSLDLALALHPTPAVCGTPRRAAAEVIRRLEEGERGGYAGAVGFQDRAGDGAWWVAIRCALVDGRTVRAHAGGGIVAGSDPAAEHAETTAKLRTVLAALARERTTEVLA
- a CDS encoding isochorismatase family protein; this translates as MSGLPRVAQYPLPTIEDLPAPRVPWRVDAERAVLLVHDLQEHFLRPFDRVGTPCAPMLRAVADLVAAARSREVPVVYSAQPAVQSATDRALLQDFWGPGLGAAPAAAARIVDEVAPAAGDVVLTKHRYSALVRTELLDLVRAAGRDQLVVTGVYTSIGCWATALHAFMEDVQPFVVADATADFDAADHVAALDHVARRCGRVVTAGDVLAAFAAGGRGRAARAGGEER
- a CDS encoding SDR family oxidoreductase — protein: MSGAGAGAGVVVVTGAAGGIGSAVVAEFTGTGSSVLAVDRDADGLARLPAEVTPLALDLTGAVAAQQVADVAGELGGVDALVHCAGVLRPAPVAEATDADWDATFAVNTTALFRLCRAIVPAMAARGHGSVVAVASDAARTARQGMAAYCASKAAVVALVRSLGLEVAASGVRCNTVSPGATDTAMQRSLPGGGDPAVLDRVVTGDPGRFRSGIPLGRRADPRDVAAVVAFLVSGRARHVTLQDVVVDGGAGLGA
- a CDS encoding class I SAM-dependent methyltransferase, with the protein product MTSTYGPATPFVHLFLRAAWQRTGPGLVQVLADSPPGRVLDLGSGTGAALPWIAAAAPGRDLLAVEPEEGLRAVLLALVAGDDGLRPRVTVLDGTFPRDPLPTDLAAVVVGNALGHFDPAQRDEFWRQCAQVLPAGGRVLVDVAAHEDPSPSPEAPGAVPVQVGRRRYEAWATCDVTGLQTVRWRMRYQVLEPTTGADGGDRVIEERVASYDWWVVGPRRVRTEAAAHGLVPAAPAAPEGCLLLEKGRRARR
- a CDS encoding ferredoxin, whose product is MSAPLAADRSVCTGAGQCVRAAADVFDQGDDGLVVVRRQPAPAEHLDVLAAVDACPSRALSWSA